Genomic DNA from Sporomusaceae bacterium FL31:
CTGCTGGTTACCTTAACCTATAGCTCGCTGCTTTCATTTTTAGCGCTTTATATGCGTCAGCAAGGGCTATCTTCAACAGGCTTATTCTTTACAGCCATGGCATTAACAACATTGGCTTTTCGTCCCTTGGCTGGCCGTTTGATCGACACTCATGGTCAATGGGGTTGTAAAGTGATTGTTTTAACGGGTTTGACTGCCATTGCAGGCGCCATGCTGCTCACTGTTCATATCTCTACTTCAACTTATTTAATATTCAGCGGCTTACTCTACGGGGTCGGCTTTGGCTTTATTCAGCCATCGATGCTGACACTTTGTTTACAAAGCGTACCCGCAAACCGTCGAGGCGCCGCCAACGCAACCTACTGGACAGCCTTTGATATTGGCGTGGCAGTCGGGTCAATTGTCTGGGGGATTATCGCTCAAAATTGGGGCTACCAATTGATGTTCCAACTGAATATTCTGCCGGTTTTTGTGGCTGCAGCCGTGTATCTTTATGATCATCAACAGATTAACCCCTGGCGTAATGCGGCAGATTCTAAGCTGTAACTTAATGACATTTTTGGTAAAACCACATTTTTTCTGAAAAATAATGCTATGTTTGCAAATTTTTTTCAAGAAAACATAAAAACCCTCTTTACTTTTGATTGATTTTAGCGTATATTTAAATAGCCCAGTAATAGACTCAGTGAAGTTTTCATTAGTTCTTCTCAAGTTTTTCTATGAGAAAGCCCTATGATCAATTCCAATAACTATTTAGGGTAATTACTTTGAGGAGGCTATATAATATGGCTCAAGACAAAACTCTATCCTGCCGCGATTGCGGTGCAGAATTCGTATTCACTGCATCTGAACAAGATTTCTTTGCAGAAAAAGGTTTCACTAACGAACCAGGTCGTTGCCCTGATTGCCGTGCAGCTCGCAAACAACAAAACAACCGTGGTGGTTTTG
This window encodes:
- a CDS encoding zinc-binding protein; this translates as MAQDKTLSCRDCGAEFVFTASEQDFFAEKGFTNEPGRCPDCRAARKQQNNRGGFGGGRSNSSYQQREMHDATCAACGVQTQVPFRPSNDRPIYCRDCFQSNKRY